GAGACCGTATTCTTGCGACAATCAGAGAACAATATAGAACTCCATGTATTACAGCCGCATGAGGATCAGCCCCACGAAGTCAGAGTTGTCGGTCTGACAGAGGATGGCAAGGCGGTGCAGGAATTGTTTTTCAAAGAGATCGAACAATTTTACTCCATTCTTCCGCTGCGCTTACCAAAGGAGTCTGTTCGTTCTCATTCAGTTTTGATTGCCACGCTGTACGATCGGGCCGGTAAAAGAATTGCTCGCGATATTTTGAATTTAAAACGGTGGAAGTATTTAAATCTGGCCTTCCAGGACAGCAATTTGCGGCTGGTGGCGGAAAACGGTTTATGGGTTGAGTGCGTCAACAGTCCCTGTTTTTTCATAGAAATCAGGCATCCAGACAAAAATTTTCTCGATCAGGGCTTTACTTTGCTGCCGGGCGAGCGCCAGCAGATTTTAGCCGAAGAAGAATTTGAAAGCGTGTTGCTGGATGAGATGGAAATTTTTTGTTTAAACAGGTATCTGCAGTAATATGGTTATTTATCGTTTTTCTGGCGCAGGCTTTGAAAAAACTCCAGCATTAAAGCCGCACACTCATCGCGGGCCACGCCGGGTGTGACTTCAATTTGATGATTCAAACGGGGGTCGTTCAGCAAATTAAACAGACTGGAATGGGCGCCCGTTTTAATATCCTGTACGCCGTAAACCAGGCGTTTTAGTCTTGCCAGCACCGAAGCGCCGGCGCACATGGAGCAGGGTTCGACGGTCACGTAAAGCGTGGCATCGTACAGCCATTTTTCGCCAACGGTGGCGCAGGCCGAGGTAATGGCGATCATTTCGGCGTGCGCTGTGGGATCTTTTAAGAGTTCGACCTGATTGTGTCCGCGACCGATGATGCGCGCATCTAAAACAACAACGGCTCCCACCGGTACGTCGCCGTTTTGCAAAGCCTTGCGGCCTTCGCGAATGGCCTCGCGCATAAAGTAGCGATCGTCAAACTGCATATTTATCCTTTGCTGTTTTTGCCGCTCAATTAAAAATAAGGTTTTTTTGTTCCCTGATCAAAACACGAAGCGCAAATTGGTATTGCCGCATCCCGCTCAGGTGCGCAATAAATGAGACTGAACATGTTCCGGCCTAACCGCTTTGCTTCGCAGAGATTAATGACAAAACGGTTGTTGACTGGTTATGGCTCATCGTTCTGATCTCGAATGTTTTTCGATGGGCAAAAGATAAGGATGATTAGGGAAAATAGAAAATTTTTTCAAAATACAGTAACAACGCGGCTGAACAAACGCCCCTCTCCCTGTCATTTCCAACTTAAGTAGCGCGTACGGGATTTTCCACAGGATGCTGCGCAGAACCCGTGTTACCGACGTGAGAGTCCGACAACTTAACGCTGCAAGGCCAACGCTCCTCTCTCTGTCATTTCGAGTCTCCCGCCCTGCGGGGGACGAGAAATCCTATTCCGTTGAAAGACAAAGAATTCTTATCCAGACCAGACGGGATTGGAAATGACCGTGGGAGATTTGCAGCACCTGGAGAGAGAATGAGCGTCGTGTGTGCGCAATGCCAGACGAAAAAAGCCAGCTCTAACGAACTGGCTCAAAGTAGCGCGTACGGGATTCTCCACAGGATGCTGCGCAGAACCCGTGTTACCGACGTGAGAATCCGAGAACTTAACACTGCAAGGCCAACGCTCCTCTCCCTGTCATTTCGAGTCTCCCGCCCTGCGGGAGACGAGAAATCCTATTTCTTTGAAAGACAAAGAATTCTTATCCAGACCAGACGGGATTGGAAATGACCGTGGGAGCTTTGCAGCACCTGGAGAGAGAATGATCGTCGTGTGTGCGCAATGCCAGACGAAAAAAAACCAGCTTAAACGAACTTTCTTAAGTAGCGCGTACGGGATTTTCCACAGGATGCTGCGCAGAACCCGTGTTACCGACGTGAGAGTCCGGCGCAACACATTAGTCAGGTGCAAAAAAAAAGCCAGTTTCGTAAACCGGCTCAAAGTAGCGCGTACGGGATTCGAACCCGTGTTACCGACGTGAGAGGCCGGCGTCCTAGACCCCTAGACGAACGCGCCATTCAATGAAAAGCCCCTCTTTTTGAGGGGCTAAAGTACGCCCGGGAGGACTCGAACCCCCAACCTTTTGGTCCGTAGCCAAACGCTCTATCCAGTTGAGCTACGGGCGCACGTGATTTTTCTGGCTGCGGGACGAGGATTCGAACCCCGGCTACCTGGGCCAGAACCAGGCGTCCTACCGCTAGACGATCCCGCAAATGAGACTCCAAATTTAATCATCAAAATTTTTGTTGTCAAATTTCTTTTTATCGTCCGAATTAAGATTTTAAATAAGCGCGCAAAAATGTTCCGAATCCCAGAGCATAAGCGGCAAAAAATAGCCACCACGGGTAGTATTCCGGCAGGCCGCCGCGAACAACATTAGCCGTTTCCCAGAAGAAGCTTATTAAAATCAATAAGGCGCATATAATCTCGACTAACCAGACCTTTTTACTGAATGCAGGCCCGTCAAATTTTTCAGGCTGCAGCCAGAGCAGGATGGTTACCACGATAAAGCCGATGCTGACCAGAGCGGGCGCCAGCCAGGGGCCGATCCACGGAGCGGGGATCAAGAACAAAATATCCCATTCCAGCCAGCTGGCGGGCCAGTTTAAAAGCACTTTTAACCAGAAGTAATAAAATAAATCCCAAACGCCAAACATAAAAATAAAAATAATGAAACGTTCTCTAAAACGGCCGTTGAACGTTCGCGCGGCAAACCAGAGCATGACAATCGTTGAAAGCTCGCGTCCCAGCTCAACGATGGCTACATCGGTTGGGATGATTTTTAACGGAAATTGAAACCCCTCCGGGTAATAGAGCAGACGTAAATATACAACAACGGCGGCCTCTAAATAGCCCATGGCAATGGCAAAAACGGCGTAGTTCAATAAAGTTTTAAAATTGAACTTCTTTAAAACTTCCATTCCTGCCTCCCTTCGTTTTTTATAATCTATAAAAGTTTGATGGCCGGTACAAATCATTTGAACCACCCCCAAAATTTGTAAAATGACAAAATGTTTGCTAAATACGATTATTAACTCACTTCTTAACTTTTGCCATTCCAGCATGTTATATGGATTTATCTTCCCCTCTCTTCGACGAAGAGAAGGGGATAAGAGTCTATCTAACATGTTAGTAAATAGAAAGTTATTGGTGAAGTGTAAAAATAGAATTAGAATACTTCCTCTGGAAGATCTAATGGAAAAGCGTTTGAAAATTTTTGTTCTGTTTTAAAAACTCATCCCCCAGCCCCTTCTCTTTAAAAGTAAATAGCGCCGGTTTGCTTAGCTTTTGCCTTAAATGTTAAGTAATTTTCTGCGATGATTGGCGTAATCTACGAGAAAAATTACTTTGCGCACGTTGGGGGTGATTTTGGTTGCGGCTTTACTGCCCTGGAAAAAATGTTGTAACCTTAAAAAATTTGGCGGACATTCAGAATACACTAAAATAATATCTTGCAAGTTTGAGTTTGAATTGATAATTTTATTTAATGTCAATTAGGACAAAAGACACTTTGGCAAAGAATAAAGGCATCTTTTTCGCTTTTTTAATTTTCATATCATTCCAGAGTATAAATGCAGGAACGTGGCAAAAGATTTCCGGCCAGTATGCCAGCGTGGAATTCGAAAAGCCCTATCAAAGCCTTGCCGCTAATTTATTATATCTGGCCGATCAGGAGGTCCCGCGGCTGGCCAGAATACACGGAATAGATTCTGTCGGTTTGCAGCAGTTGCCCAGAGCGCGGATTATTTTGACGGACAGGCCGGATATTAGCAATGGGTATGCCTTTGGTAATTCGGTGGTCATTTACGCCCAATCTTCCATGTACATGCTTTACTGGTCGGAAGAGGCGCCATGGTATTATACGGTGTTAACCCATGAGTTAGCGCACTGGGTAACCTTTCAGGCGACGCGGCGCAAATTAAACCGCCTGGGAGTGGTTGCCAGTCTGACCATCCCCCGCTGGTTTTATGAAGGCATGGCCCAGTATTGCGCCGAAACCTGGAATATCTACCGCGGAGATCAGTCTCTACGGCAGGCATTGCTTTACGGCAACCTTAATTACCGGGCGCTCGAAAATTTAAACAAGGGACGTCTGCTGTATGCTTCGGCCAACGCCTTTGTCCGTTTTTTAGTGAGCCAATACGGCGATTCCTCGCTGATTCGCTTATTCTCTTACAAACCGGACGCCTGGTTTTACGATTTTGATAAGGCGTTTAAAGCGGTGTACAAAAAATCTCCTCAAACGCTTTTTAAGGAATTTATTCGTCATTCAGTGCTGTATTACGGCGACTATCTCAGCGCTTTAAAGGAACGGAAGTTTAAAGAAATTTTCAGCGACGCACTCATCGATCAGCCCTTCGGTCAATTATGGGTTTCGATCAAAGATTCCATTTTGCTTGTTTACGGGAGGGAAAAAAGTCATTACCGATTTTCTTCCATACTGCTTGTGCAGATCGTCAAGGGAAAGGCGCAAATCAAAAAGCGGCTCAGCGATAATCTGGCAACCAGAGTCGTTCTCAGTCCTGATCGACGATATGTGGCGTTTGGCGAGCCGGTTTACAAAATTGAGGCCAATCAAACGGCCCTCAGGTTTTCCTTTAAAATTGTCGATTTGCGCTCGTTTAAGCAAAATCGTTTACCAGGCACATTTCGCGCGCGTTATGGCGCATTCGATTTTGCGGGCAACTTTTACCTGGTTGAAATAAGGCCGGAACAATCAGCTGTAAACCGTTTTGTACCGGAGAAGGGCATTGATAAGGAATGGCTGGCGGCGAAAGATCAGACGATCGGTCCCATCGCCTTCACGCCCCGGGGCGAGATGCTGTTTATTGCCGAGAAAAACGGTCAACGCCATCTGTTTAAATATTCTGGCGGAAAAACGAAAAAGTTGGTTGGCGGACGGACGTTTCTTGATTTAACTCTTTTAACAGATCGGACGCTGGCTTTAAGTTCCGTTAAAAACAATCACATTCAGATCGAGCTTTTTGATCTTCAGCGCGAAATTTTCATCAGCCGATTTGTCGATCAGTTCGAATATTATTTCTCAGATGTGGATTCCAGCGCCGGGAATCTGGTGGCCTACCGATATGAGGCAGACGGTCAACGCCATTTTTACGAAATTCCTTACGATTCGCTGCTAAAGAGCGGCGGCGAGCCAGGTTCGATTCCCCGGAATCAATACGGCTTCTGGCAAAGGCAGGAGCCTGTCAGGCAGGATTCCGTTTTTGCCAGAAGAAAATTTTTAGCCCAAAAAGAACGCTACGCACATCGAAAAGACATATTGCCCTATTTCCCCATGGAACGCATCTTTACCTTTGCCATGCCTCTCTACGATCAGGAGTTCGGATGGGGGCTGTACGGCATGGGCGTATGGACGGAGGCCTTGCAGCGTCAGATGCTGTTGACGGCTTTTTATCTAATGCCTGAGGATTACCATAACTCGTTTTTTACACTTTCGCATTTTATCAAGGCGTTTAATCTGAACTTTATTTCAGATTATTATCACGGGCCGGTTATCTTTTCATTTCAAAAGAACGATTGGGTGCCATTGACTCAGGACAGGCTCTCCTTTACCGCTCAAAAATGGATTTTCCCCTTCCAATCGAGCCGGTGGCGAATGAGCCTTGCCGTCCATTACCGGTATTTGCAAAACCGTTTTGTTGAGCGCTACCAGGATTTCCCTTTGAGCTTCAAATTTCATGGGCCGGGAGCGACGGTCAACCTGATGTACCGTCTGCCTTCTAAAAGAGGGATCTTTTTCCCCATTCGTTACTTTAGTTTAAAAAGTCAGATATGCCAGACGGTCGAATCCGACTACATCTTCAGCATTGTGGAAAATGATTTAACGCTAAAGGGCCAGCTGTTTTTAGATGAACTGGGTTTTTCTCAGCGATTTACATATTTGCGCCAGAGCGGTTCTCTGCCGCCGTTAAAAACCGTGGGGCTGGATCGTTTTTATCAATTAGATTTTCCAAGAGATTACACCTACACCAGAACGGTGCGCGGTTTCAACGAAGATGTTCTTACCAGCCAGCTATTATGGAGTTCAACCGAACTGCGCTACCTGATTCAGGAAAAAACGCCGTATAAGCTGATCTTCTGGCCGGTTGATTTATTAAGCATCGATGCCTTTTTTGATTATGCCAGAGTAAAGCGGCCAAAGGTTGATGAAATTTCTTCTGTGGGGATTCAACTTTCCACCGCTGAACAGATGGCGCGCTTAAGCGCGGGATTTG
This sequence is a window from Caldithrix abyssi DSM 13497. Protein-coding genes within it:
- the tadA gene encoding tRNA adenosine(34) deaminase TadA, yielding MQFDDRYFMREAIREGRKALQNGDVPVGAVVVLDARIIGRGHNQVELLKDPTAHAEMIAITSACATVGEKWLYDATLYVTVEPCSMCAGASVLARLKRLVYGVQDIKTGAHSSLFNLLNDPRLNHQIEVTPGVARDECAALMLEFFQSLRQKNDK